DNA sequence from the Streptomyces sp. HUAS 15-9 genome:
GGCCGAGGTCCTCTCGGCGTTGGACGAGATCGCCCGCGGCCTCGGCACTCCGGGTGGCGTCCAGCAGGCGACCCGCGCCGCCCGCCAGCCCCGCGACGCGGACCTCTCCGAGGTCTACCTGGCGACCTGTGTGTACGCGGTGTACGACTCGGTGACCAGACGCTGCACGTTCGCCAACGCGGGCCATCTGCCGCCGGTCCTGGTCGAGCCGGGCGAGGCGGCGCTGATGCTGGACGTGCCGCCGGGCATGCCGCTCGGCGTGGGCGGCGAGCCGTTCGAGGAAGTGGAGGTCGAACTCCCCGAGGGCGCCCTGCTCGCCCTCTACACCGACGGACTGGTCGAATCCCGTCACCACCCCCTCGACGAGGGCCTCCAGGCCTTCGTGGGCGCGCTCACCGACCCGACCCGCCCGCTGGAGGACGTCTGCGACCACGTCCTCAACACCCTCGACACCCACCACGGCGAGGACGACATCGCCCTGCTGATGGCCCGTGTCCAGGGGCTGCCGGCCGACTCGGTCGGCGACTGGGCGCTGCCGCGCGAGCCGCGCAGTGTGGGCCGCGCCCGTGAGTATGCCCGCGGCCAGCTGGTCAGCTGGGATCTGGAGCCTTTGGTCGACACCACGGAGCTGCTGGTCAGCGAGCTGGTGACCAACGCGCTGCGGTACGGCGAGGGCGAGATCAGACTCAGGCTCCTACTGGACCGCACCCTGGTCTGCGAGGTGTGGGACTCCGGCCTGGTCCAGCCCCGCCGCCGACGCGCCCGCGACACCGACGAGGGCGGCCGCGGCCTCCAACTCGTCGGCCTGCTGAGCGCCGCCTGGGGGTCCCGACGCACACCGCGCGGCAAGACGGTCTGGTTCGAACTCCCACTGCCCGACGGCGAGAACACCCTGACGGACCCCGCGGAGGCATTGCTGAGCCTGTTCTGAGAACGGGCGACGGCCGGAGGCCTCGCGGAACCCCGCCTGACCGACGCCACCCGGCACACTCCCCCAAGCTCCCGGCTTCCCTCGGACAGGGGTCCATAACGCCGCAGCTCCCGCCGTTCCGGCGGATGGCGGGGCTTTCGCAACAGGCCTACTCCCGAGGGAGCCTGCGTCGGTCGCGGGTGTCGGGGCCGCCGAAGCTGGCCGGAGGGCCTCCGTCGGGTTCCTCGCCGAGCAGGATGCCGCCGAGGACGGCTCCGGCCAGGCCACTCGCGTGGTCGGTGGGGCCGTCGTAGGGGTTGCCGTGGGCCCGTACGTCGCGCTCCGCCAGGTCGCGGGCTTCCTGGGCGAGGTCGTCGGCGTCGGCGTACTCCGCGGCGAGCAGCCGCTCCGCCTCCGCCAGGCGTGTGCGGGCCTCGGCGCCCACCGCCGCCCGGTGTGTGGCGATGAAGGCCCCCGCGGCCGACGTGGTGCTGCGGGCGGTCAGCAGGGCGGCCACCGGGATGACACCGGCGCGGCCCACCCCGAGCAGTCCGACGGCCCGTGTGATGCGGCGCAGGGCGTCCAGCGGGTCGTACGGCCCACGGGTCAGCTCCTCCCGTACGGCGGACAGGGCTGCGTCGGCGTGGGCCAGGCGGGCCCGGAGCTCTCCCTCGGGAACGAGCGGGGGCCGTCTGCGTGCCTCGGCGACCTCCGCCTCCCCGCCGCTCAGCACGGCCGGCACCAGCCCCGCCGCCTCCTTCAGCTCCGCGGCCAGCCGCTCCACCCCGGACACGAGGACCTCCGCCTGGACCACGGCCCCCTCTGCCGCACGTAGTTCACGGGCCGCCCTGTCACCGTCCCCGGAATCGGCGCTCTGGCGCGCCCTGTTGAGGTGGGTCGTGGCGAACACGAGCCGGTCCTTGGCCTGTTCGACGTAGCCGGTGATGGGTGCGGTGGCGGACGGCGAGTATCGCTCGCGCAGCTCGGCCTGCACGGTGTCGGCGTCCTTCGTCCGTGCGGCCAGCGCCCGGAACCGGCCCTCCGCGACCTCCAGCGCCTCGCTCATCCCCCCTTCCAGCGACCGCAGTTGATCGAACCCGGCCGCCTCCGTGTCCAGCCGTCGCCCGGTCTCCGCGCACCGCCCCACGATCCCGACCAGCGCCTGCCGCCGGGCCGACTCGTCCTCCGGAGCCCCCTGTTCGTACCGCCGCCGTATCGCGAACGCGGCCGCAAGTTCGGTCTCCGCCGCCCGCAGGGCCGCCGCGAAGGGCTCCACCTCCTGCGGCCCGAACCGCGCCTCGGCGAAGCCGAGTTCCTCCCGGCTGGTGCGCACGCTGTCGTCCGCCGCGACCAGGGAGGCCCGCGCCTGCCGCTCGAAGTCGCGCGCCGAGGGTTCGGGCGGGTGTGCGGACACCAGGCCGGGCGTCGTACGGCTCCGGGCCCGCCGGGTGCGGCGCAGATACCCGTACCCCGCGAGCACCACCGCCGCGGCCACGACGACGAGCGGCAGGATCAGGTCGGCGGGAGAGGTACCGCCCTCCTCCGCCGCCGCGGCGGTCACCCCCGCCACGGGAACCGGATCTTCGGCTCTGATCGTCATCCCCGGCAACACCAGCCACACGACCGCGACCACACAGCCCAGCAGGGCATGCGCCACCCGCACGGCTATGTGCGACTTGGCATGCCGGGGCCGGCCACGGATCGAGGATGACGTCACATTTCGGAGCGTATGGGCAGGTAAGCGCCTCCGCGACCGCTGTGGATGCGCGTGGGGGACGACGGACAGGGGGTACGGGATGGACACGGCACCGATACGGCCCACGGACGGCGAGGTGCCGACGGCGGAAGGTGATGCGCCGGGGGAGGCGGGCCGGGATGCCGGTGCGGGCACCGGTCCCCGGGGCCGGCGTCGGTGGGTCACATGGACGCGGCGAGCGGTGCTCGCGGTGGTCCTCGCCGTTCTCGTACCCCTTCTCGCCGCCGAGACCGCCCTGCGCGTGAACTACACCGGTGACCCGGTTGACGGTACGTACACCAGGAACAAGGACGCCATCTGGCTCGGGCACGCCTGGGTCGACGGGCGCAAGAAGGACGTCGATGTCGAGGCCCTCGCCCGTCGGCTGCGCGACACCGGCATCCGGGATCTGTACGTCCACTCGGGTCCCCTGGAGCACGACGGAACCCTTCCCGAGTCCGACCATCCGAAGGCGCGTTGGCTGATCGCCGCCGTGCACCGGGAGCTTCCCGGCGTACGCGTCCAGGCCTGGCTCGGCGACAAGCTGGCCGGCGAGTCCCCGGACGGCCTGCGCCTGGAGCGCGCCGCCACCCGCGCGGCCGTCGTCCGCTCCACCCGGCAGATCCTCGCCGCCGGCTTCGAGGGCGCCCACTTCGACCTGGAGCCCCTCCACTCCGGCGACCGCGACTACCTGTCCCTCCTGGACGACCTGCGCCGCGTCACCCGCGACAACAACGCCCAGCTCTCGGTCGCCGTGACCCGCACACGACAGCAACCGACCGTCGCCGCACTCGCCCCGCTCGCCCGCGCCGCCGTCGGCCCGGCCCGCACCCTCGTGGCCGTCACCCGGCTGCGCGGCGGCTCCAAGAAGGGCGCCTACCGCCTCGCCCTCGACGACGGCACGACGGCGGTCGCCTACGTCTGGTCCCCGGACGAGGACTACTGGGACCAGCCGGACAGCGACCCCCGCGACCCGTTCTCGCACGCCTCCGGGCTCGACCTGTTCACCGCGTCGCACGCCCGCCTGTCCGCCCTCGGCGTTCGCACGCCCCGCCTGCTGCACGCCGACCCGGAGGCGGACGCGGCCGTCGTCGAGGACATCCGGGGCGGCAGTCTGGAGGAGGCGCTGCGGCGCGACCCGGACGCGGCCCGCCCGGTCCTGGAGCGGCTGGCCGAGGCGCTGGCGGAGATGGGCGAATGCACGGCGGCCGGCTACGGCAAGGTGAACCTCGTCGACAACGGGGGCTCCTCGCACGGCAGTTCCTGTCGGCAGCTGGTCACCGACCGCGCGCTGGCCGACATCGCCGAGACCGCCGTACGCGACCCGCGGATCGCCGCCGCCCGCCAGGCGTTGGAGGACGCTCTGCGCTCCTTGGCCGCCGAGGTCCGCTCGCGCGCCCGGCACACCCTGATCCACGGCGAACTCGGCCCGGACCACGTCCTCGTGGACGCCGACGGGAACCCCGTGCTCATCGACATCGAGGGGCTGATGTACTTCGACGCCGAGTGGGAGCACGTGTTCCTGCGGCTCCGCTTCGGCCCCGCGTACGACGCCCTCCGCGCCCCCGGCCTCGACGAGGCCCGCCTGCGCCTGTACCGCCTGGCCATGCACCTGAACCTGGTCGCGGGCCCGCTGCGCCTGCTGGACGGGGACTTCCCCGATACGGAATTCATACGCGGTATCGCCGAGTACAACCTGGTGCATGCGCTGGCCCTGGTGGGACGATGACCGTCATGCACATGTTCTTGGTCGTCGCGGCGGCGCTGGCCGTGACGCTGATGGCGGTGGCCGGCATCGCGGGCATCACGACCGGCTGGGTGGTGCCGTTCGGCCGGCACCGCGTCCTGCGGCCGAAGCTGTGGGGGTACAGCCAGCTGCTCGGCGCGGTCGGGATGTCCCTGTGGATGTTCCTCGGCGTGTTCCCCAGGAAATTCGATGTGATCCCGCTCATCGGCTGGTTCCTGTTCATGGGGAGCCTGGGCATCCAGATACTGGCCCAGCGCCCCGGCCGTACCCCCCGGCCGGCCCCTACGAAGTCCGCCTCCTGATCTTCGACCCGAGCCACACCAGCGGGTCGTACTTGCGGTCGACGGCCCGCTCCTTCATGGGGATCAGCGCATTGTCAGTGATCTTGATCCCCTCGGGGCACACCTCCGTGCAGCACTTGGTGATGTTGCAGTAGCCGAGGCCGTGTTCGTCCTGGGCCGTGCTCTTGCGGTCCAGGCCGGTCTCGGCCGCCGCGTCCAGCGGGTGCATGTCCAGTTCGGCCACCCGCATCAGGAAGCGCGGCCCCGCGAACGCCTTCTTGTTCTCCTCGTGGTCGCGCACCACATGGCAGGTGTTCTGGCACAGGTAGCACTCGATGCACTTGCGGAACTCCTGCGACCGGTCCACGTCCTCCTGCATCATCCGGTACTCGCCCGGAGCGACTCCAGTGGGCGGCACGAACGACGGAACCTCCCTGGCCTTCTCGTAGTTGAAGCCGACGTCCGTCACCAGGTCGCGGATCACCGGGAAGGTGCGCAGCGGAGTGACCATGATCGTCTCGTCGCGGGTGAAGACCGACATCCGCGTCATGCACATCAGCCGCGGCCGCCCGTTGATCTCCGCGGAGCACGAACCGCACTTGCCCGCCTTGCAGTTCCAGCGCACGGCCAGGTCCGGCGTCTGGGTGGCCTGGAGGCGGTGGATGATGTCGAGCACCACCTCGCCGTCGTTGACCTCGACCTTGAAGTCCTCCAGGCCGCCGCCCTCGACATCACCCCGCCACACCTTGAAGCGGGCCTCGTAGCTGCTCACTCGTAGAGCTCCTCTTCGTCGAGGTACTTGACCAGCTCCTCCTTCTCGAAGAGGGCGAGCAGGTCCGGGCGGATGGGTTCGGTGGTCTCACGGGTGAGCTCGATCTGGCCCTGGACCGGGTCGGTCGCGGCCAGGCCGCCGGTCGGGTCGGCGAGAGCGCACAGCAGGTTGACCGGACGCCACCTGCGGTCCATCGTCGGGTGGTCCTCGCGTGTGTGCCCGCCGCGCGACTCCGTGCGCTCCAGGGCGGCCCGCGCCACGCACTCGCTGACCAGCAGCATGTTGCGCAGGTCCAGGGCGAGGTGCCAGCCCGGGTTGAACTGGCGGTGGCCCTCGACACCGGCCCGGCGGGCCCGTACCCGCAGATCCGCGAGCTTCTCCAGGGCCTGGGCCATCTCGCCCTCGCGGCGGATGATGCCGACGAGGTCGTTCATGGTCTGCTGGAGTTCCTGGTGCAGGGTGTACGGGTTCTCCGGCGGGTGTCCGTCGTCCGTCCCCTCGGGACCCTCCGCGGAGAAGGGGCGCAACGCCTCGGCCGCCGCCATGTCCACCTGGGTCTCGTCCACGGGCGGGCGGGCGCCCGCCAGGCCCGCCGCGTACTCGGCCGCGTGCCAGCCCGCCCGGCGCCCGAACACCAGCAGATCCGAGAGGGAGTTGCCGCCGAGCCGGTTGGAGCCGTGCATGCCGCCCGCGACCTCACCGGCCGCGAACAGGCCCGGCACCCCGCGCGCGGCCTCCGTGTCGGAGTCGACCGCGATGCCGCCCATCACGTAGTGACAGGTCGGCCCGACCTCCATCGGCTCCGCCGTGATGTCGACGTCGGCCAGCTCCTTGAACTGGTGGTACATGGAGGGCAGCCGGCGCTTGATGACGTCGGCCGGCATGCGAGTGGACACGTCCAGGAAGACCCCACCATGGGGCGATCCCCGGCCCGCCTTCACCTCGGAGTTGATCGCGCGGGCGACCTCGTCGCGGGGGAGCAGCTCGGGTGGGCGCCGGTTGTTCTCCTGGTCCTCGTACCAGCGGTCGCCCTCCTCCTCGGACTGGGCGTACTTCTCCTTGAAGACGTCGGGGACGTAGTCGAACATGAACCGCTTGCCCTCGGAGTTCCTGAGCACCCCGCCGTCGCCGCGCACCGACTCCGTCACCAGCAGGCCCTTGACGGACGGCGGCCAGATCATGCCCGTCGGGTGGAACTGCACGAACTCCATGTTCAGCAGCGAACCGCCCGCGAGCAGCGCCAGCGCGTGCCCGTCGCCCGTGTACTCCCACGAGTTCGAGGTCACCTTGAAGGACTTGCCGATGCCGCCGGTCGCGATGACGACGGCGGGCGCTTCGAGGACGAAGAAACGGCCGAACTCACGGTCGTACGCGAAGACGCCACTGACCCGGCCCGCGGCGGAGCCGCTATTGGATGCAGTGTCCTTGAGGATCCGGGTGACCGTGCACTCCTGGAAGACCTTCAGCCGGGACTCGTAGTCGCCGGTCTCGCGGTGGTCCTCCTGCTGGAGGGAGACGACCTTCTGCTGGAGGGTGCGGATCAGCTCCAGGCCCGTGCGGTCGCCGACGTGCGCGAGGCGCGGGTACTCGTGGCCGCCGAAGTTGCGCTGGGAGATCTTCCCGTCCTTCGTACGGTCGAACAGCGCGCCCCAGGTCTCCAGCTCCCACACCCGGTCCGGGGCCTCCCGCGCATGCAGCTCGGCCATCCGCCACTGGTTGAGGAACTTGCCGCCGCGCATGGTGTCGCGGAAGTGGACCTGCCAGTTGTCGTGCGCGTTGACGTTGGCCATCGCCGCCGCGATGCCGCCCTCGGCCATCACGGTGTGCGCCTTGCCGAACAGCGACTTGCAGATCACCGCCGTACGGGCGCCGCGCTCCCGGGCCTCGATCGCGGCGCGCAGCCCGGCGCCGCCGGCACCGACCACGACGACGTCCCACTCCTGCCGTTCGACCACGGACATCAGAAGGCCCCACCCAATCTAGAAGAAGCGCGGATCGTCGAAGACACCGGACGCGATCAGATAGACGTAGAAGTCGGCGAGCGCCACGCTCACCAGCGACGCCCAGGCCAGCTCCATGTGGCGGGCGTTCAGCTTCCCGACGAACTGCCACGCCTTGTAGCGCACGGGATGCTTCGAGAAGTGCTTGAGCTTTCCGCCGAGGATGTGCCGGCAGGAGTGGCAGGAGACGGTGTACGCCCAGATCAGCACGATGTTGGCCAGGAAGACCAGGGTGCCGAGCCCCATGTGGCCCCAGCGGTAGTGCTCGTCGCGGAAGGCCAGCACCGTGTCGTAGGTGAGGACTCCGGCTACCAGGAGGGCGGCGTAGAAGAAGTACCGGTGGATGTTCTGCAGGATCAGCGGGAAGCGCGTCTCGCCGGTGTACTTCTTGTGCGGCTCGGCCACCGCGCAGGCCGGCGGGGACAGCCAGAAGCTGCGGTAGTAGGCCTTGCGGTAGTAGTAGCAGGTCAGGCGGAAGCCCAGCGGGAAGATCAGGATGATGATCGCCGGGGAGATCGCCCACCAGCTGCCGAACAGATCGGCGTTCGGGCCCGCGTGCATGGGCCGGCAGTTGTCCGCCAGGCACGGGGAGTAGAAGGGTGAGACGTACGGCGCCGCGTAGTAGTGCGCATTGGCGAAGGCCCGCCAGGTCGAGTAGACGACGAAGGCGAACAGACCGGCCGCGGTGACGGCGGGGGCCAGCCACCAGCGGTCGGTCCGCAGATGCGGGGCGGCGATCGCGGCGCGCGTATCGGTGTGTACGCCGCCGCTGTTCATATGGGGTTCCGTACCAGTGGCCAACTCATGACTCCGGTCGGGTTCGGGTGAGTGGGGGTGCCTGTCGGCACCCCCTCGGGGCCTGCGGGCCGCGCTCCTAGGGGGCGTGCCGGTCGCGGGCGCCGAGACCCTCGTCGTCCGAGTCCGTCCACAGGCTGATGTCGTACGGCGTGTCGGAGATCGTCACGAGATCGGGGCGACGCGGCTGACCGAGGCCGGGGGCGACCTCGCGCAGCAGTGCCACGCTCTCGCGCAGGTGATCGGCGTCGGCGCGGACGCGGCGTATCTCCAGTCCGCCGCTCCCGAGCTGTTGCTCCAGGCGTCCGACGGACCGGAACAGGTCGTCGAGACAACGCTGGACTGACGTCAGGTCGTCGTGCACGGACATGACGTGACCTCACTTCCCGCGGACCTCGTGGTCCTAGGCGGCAACGTTCATGCGCCTGCGAGTGTTGCGCGTCACACCTGCCGATGTGAAGGCATGTGCAGCGATTGGCGGATTGCGCGCCTCCACCGCACGCCCGCACGCGCGCTCTGTGTGCGCCGGGAGCGCGTGTTGCGCCGCACGGGTGGGCTTGAGAGCCCCCGCCGCCGTGTCGCCCCCGACGGGCGAACCCTTTCCTCTTCAGTGGGTCCGTACATCTGATCAGCACCAAAATACCGCCAAATGTGAACAGACCACACCCGTGTCACCGGGCTCCCCGGAGGTAGTAGATGTCCCACGACGGCGTCGCACCGCGCGCGGTCATGCGCTCGGTCGCCTTCCTCACCGCCGGCGCGCTCGCGGTACCCGTCCTCGCCGGCTGCAGCTCCGGGGACGACGAGGCGGGCCGTCCGCTGGCCGGACAGGACATCGCCCCCGCCGCCCGGAACCTGGTCGCCGACGGCGGCACCCTGCGCTGGGCGGTGGACGCCGTCCCGGAGACCCTGAACACCTTCCAGGCCGACGCCGACGCGGGTACCACCCGGGTCGCCCAGGCCGTTCTGCCCTCCATGTTCCGAACCGACCAGAACGGGCGCCCGGTCCGCAACCCGGACTACCTGGAGTCCGCCAAGGTCATCGAGACCGAGCCGCGCCAGGTCGTCCTGTACAAGCTCAATCAGCAGGCCGTCTGGAGCGACGGCCGGGAGATCGGCGCCGCCGACTTCGCCGCCCAGTGGCGCGCCCTGTCCGGCAAGGACGCCGCCTACTGGTCGGCCCACAACGCCGGCTACGACCGCATCGACAAGATCGAACGCGGCGCCAACGACCTGGAGGTCCGGGTCACCTTCAGCCGCCCGTATGCCGACTGGAAGTCGCTGTTCTCCCCGCTGTACCCGAAGGACGTCATGGGCACCCCGGACGCCTTCAACGACGGGGCGCGCCGCAAGCTCCAGATCAGCGCCGGGCCCTTCAAGGTCGACAAGGTCGACACCGCCAAGAAGGACATCGTCCTCAACCGCAACCCGCGCTGGTGGGGCCGCCCCACCAAGCTGTCCGAGATCGTGCTGCACGCCGTGCCCCGCGACAAGCGGGCCACCGCGCTGGCCGACGGCACCGTGGACCTGGCCGAGATCGCCCCCGCCGAGGTCGAGCGCATCAGCGTCGCCGGCCGCGACGGCGGCACCGGCACGCCCCTGCAGGGCGCCGGGCGCGTCTCCGCCAAGAAGCCGCAGGACAAGCTGAGCGGCGTCGAGGTCCGCAAGTCCCTGGATCCGGCCTACACCCAGCTCGCCCTCAACGGCTCCGGGGGACCCCTCGCCGACGAGCGGGTCCGCCGTGCCGTCGCCCGTGCCCTGGACCGTACGGCGCTCGCCAAGGTCGCCCTGACCCCGCTCGGCCTGCCCCCCGTCCCCGTCGGCAGCCACCTCGCCCTCTCCGGGCAGACCGACTACGCCGACAGCAGCGGAGCCCTGGGCGGCCAGGACACCAAGGAGGCGCAGGCGCTGCTCGCCGAGGCCGGATGGGTGCTCGGCGGGCCGGTCAAGGAGCAGAAGAAGCCCGAGAAGGCGGCCGGACCGCAGGGCAGC
Encoded proteins:
- a CDS encoding phosphotransferase family protein; amino-acid sequence: MAVTRLRGGSKKGAYRLALDDGTTAVAYVWSPDEDYWDQPDSDPRDPFSHASGLDLFTASHARLSALGVRTPRLLHADPEADAAVVEDIRGGSLEEALRRDPDAARPVLERLAEALAEMGECTAAGYGKVNLVDNGGSSHGSSCRQLVTDRALADIAETAVRDPRIAAARQALEDALRSLAAEVRSRARHTLIHGELGPDHVLVDADGNPVLIDIEGLMYFDAEWEHVFLRLRFGPAYDALRAPGLDEARLRLYRLAMHLNLVAGPLRLLDGDFPDTEFIRGIAEYNLVHALALVGR
- a CDS encoding ABC transporter family substrate-binding protein, with amino-acid sequence MSHDGVAPRAVMRSVAFLTAGALAVPVLAGCSSGDDEAGRPLAGQDIAPAARNLVADGGTLRWAVDAVPETLNTFQADADAGTTRVAQAVLPSMFRTDQNGRPVRNPDYLESAKVIETEPRQVVLYKLNQQAVWSDGREIGAADFAAQWRALSGKDAAYWSAHNAGYDRIDKIERGANDLEVRVTFSRPYADWKSLFSPLYPKDVMGTPDAFNDGARRKLQISAGPFKVDKVDTAKKDIVLNRNPRWWGRPTKLSEIVLHAVPRDKRATALADGTVDLAEIAPAEVERISVAGRDGGTGTPLQGAGRVSAKKPQDKLSGVEVRKSLDPAYTQLALNGSGGPLADERVRRAVARALDRTALAKVALTPLGLPPVPVGSHLALSGQTDYADSSGALGGQDTKEAQALLAEAGWVLGGPVKEQKKPEKAAGPQGSAADRSNGGDDGVFIVGEDNKDPRDHKNKHREPTGDEGGRHLAQDGKQYTERHVQQGGAPGAYAPKGTAAPAGAAAGTLAKDGKALTLRFVLPSGPGSDTLRSVADRITQMLEKVGIRTEITRVPDESYFKDHIASGQYDLALYSWPSSAFPATDARPVYAKPVPAADGSLSVEQNYTRVGTDQIDQLFDEAAATLDEDEAKDLIRKADSRIWAAAGSLPLYQRPQLIGARKTLVNAGAFGFQTPIYEDMGFLKKGAMMAPGPTKS
- a CDS encoding fumarate reductase/succinate dehydrogenase flavoprotein subunit, producing MSVVERQEWDVVVVGAGGAGLRAAIEARERGARTAVICKSLFGKAHTVMAEGGIAAAMANVNAHDNWQVHFRDTMRGGKFLNQWRMAELHAREAPDRVWELETWGALFDRTKDGKISQRNFGGHEYPRLAHVGDRTGLELIRTLQQKVVSLQQEDHRETGDYESRLKVFQECTVTRILKDTASNSGSAAGRVSGVFAYDREFGRFFVLEAPAVVIATGGIGKSFKVTSNSWEYTGDGHALALLAGGSLLNMEFVQFHPTGMIWPPSVKGLLVTESVRGDGGVLRNSEGKRFMFDYVPDVFKEKYAQSEEEGDRWYEDQENNRRPPELLPRDEVARAINSEVKAGRGSPHGGVFLDVSTRMPADVIKRRLPSMYHQFKELADVDITAEPMEVGPTCHYVMGGIAVDSDTEAARGVPGLFAAGEVAGGMHGSNRLGGNSLSDLLVFGRRAGWHAAEYAAGLAGARPPVDETQVDMAAAEALRPFSAEGPEGTDDGHPPENPYTLHQELQQTMNDLVGIIRREGEMAQALEKLADLRVRARRAGVEGHRQFNPGWHLALDLRNMLLVSECVARAALERTESRGGHTREDHPTMDRRWRPVNLLCALADPTGGLAATDPVQGQIELTRETTEPIRPDLLALFEKEELVKYLDEEELYE
- a CDS encoding succinate dehydrogenase/fumarate reductase iron-sulfur subunit, producing MSSYEARFKVWRGDVEGGGLEDFKVEVNDGEVVLDIIHRLQATQTPDLAVRWNCKAGKCGSCSAEINGRPRLMCMTRMSVFTRDETIMVTPLRTFPVIRDLVTDVGFNYEKAREVPSFVPPTGVAPGEYRMMQEDVDRSQEFRKCIECYLCQNTCHVVRDHEENKKAFAGPRFLMRVAELDMHPLDAAAETGLDRKSTAQDEHGLGYCNITKCCTEVCPEGIKITDNALIPMKERAVDRKYDPLVWLGSKIRRRTS